In the Leptolyngbya sp. SIO1E4 genome, one interval contains:
- a CDS encoding response regulator yields MQPPVSSTSAGDILIVDDTINNLRLLSDMLSQSGFCVRKAINGSMALTAVQASKPDLILLDINMPGLDGYEVCDRLKQDLETQEVPVIFLSASDMTEDKIKAFRVGGVDYITKPFHSEEVIARIQHQLLLSQLKSELKTKNQELEDTVSQLKAAQVELVQKEKMLGLSQLIAGISHEINNPMSFIVGNLEPASQYFFDLVNVLNLYRQRYPNPGEDIEAAIARADLNFIIDDFANVVKSMETGTSRICEIIQALRTFSHQGEATIKTINLHTTLDSILVLLKPRLGGQGKRPSVNIHCNYGKLPLVTCDARLVSQAILHVLDNAIDAINVLWEGRQFSKDILHASRQEPEIIITTDSPHPGLASVSIRDNGIGIDEEIKSRIYEPFFTTKSVDQGNGLGLSISYQTIVSQHQGNLFFTSSPLKGSEFTIQIPADLKS; encoded by the coding sequence ATGCAGCCCCCAGTGTCTTCCACTTCGGCCGGTGATATTCTCATTGTGGATGACACCATCAACAACCTGAGACTGCTCTCAGATATGCTGTCTCAGTCAGGTTTCTGTGTGCGCAAGGCCATTAACGGCTCCATGGCTCTGACTGCTGTTCAAGCGAGCAAGCCTGACCTCATTTTGCTTGACATCAACATGCCAGGGCTAGATGGCTATGAGGTCTGCGATCGGTTGAAGCAAGATTTGGAAACCCAGGAAGTTCCGGTTATCTTTCTGAGCGCCTCAGATATGACGGAAGATAAAATCAAAGCCTTTAGGGTGGGCGGGGTTGACTATATTACTAAACCCTTTCACTCAGAAGAGGTGATTGCGCGTATTCAACATCAGCTTTTATTGAGTCAATTAAAGTCAGAGTTAAAGACTAAAAATCAAGAATTAGAAGATACGGTATCACAGCTTAAAGCCGCTCAAGTAGAGCTTGTTCAAAAAGAGAAAATGCTGGGATTAAGCCAGTTGATTGCAGGCATTTCTCACGAAATTAATAACCCCATGAGCTTTATCGTGGGCAATTTGGAGCCCGCAAGTCAGTACTTTTTTGATCTGGTCAACGTCCTCAATTTATATCGACAGCGATACCCGAATCCTGGAGAAGATATTGAAGCAGCGATCGCTCGGGCAGATCTGAATTTTATTATCGATGATTTTGCCAACGTGGTGAAATCGATGGAAACAGGCACAAGTCGCATCTGCGAAATCATTCAAGCGCTGCGCACCTTTTCCCATCAGGGAGAGGCCACCATTAAAACAATTAATTTGCATACCACCCTCGACAGCATTTTGGTGCTCCTGAAGCCGCGCTTGGGGGGGCAGGGGAAGCGACCCAGTGTGAACATCCACTGCAATTACGGCAAGCTACCCCTTGTCACCTGTGATGCCAGGCTGGTCAGTCAGGCCATTCTGCATGTGTTAGATAATGCCATTGATGCAATAAATGTTTTGTGGGAAGGACGGCAATTTTCGAAAGACATTCTCCATGCTTCTCGCCAAGAACCTGAAATTATCATCACAACCGATAGTCCACATCCAGGGCTGGCTTCGGTTTCAATCCGTGACAACGGTATCGGGATTGATGAGGAGATCAAATCTCGTATCTATGAGCCCTTTTTTACCACCAAGTCCGTCGATCAAGGCAATGGTTTAGGGTTATCGATTAGCTATCAAACTATCGTCAGCCAGCACCAGGGCAATTTATTTTTTACGTCATCTCCCCTTAAAGGAAGTGAGTTTACGATACAAATTCCAGCCGATCTCAAATCCTAA
- a CDS encoding cupin domain-containing protein: MKLHADLKERVVVLTDDLPWQASPMAGVQRRLLERDGEEVARATSLVRYAPGSYFSAHTHGGGEEFLVLEGTFSDEQGDYGPGTYVRNPVGSSHSPYSQDGCTILVKLWQMQQQDQQRVAIATSQADWFPGLVPGLQVMPLHAYGTEQVALVKWSPGTTFQRHQHWGGEEIFVLDGVFEDEQGAYPKGAWLRNPPHSVHTPFSREGCLIYVKTGHLDTPGQFDAG, encoded by the coding sequence ATGAAACTCCATGCTGATTTGAAAGAACGCGTCGTTGTGTTGACAGACGACCTGCCCTGGCAAGCATCGCCCATGGCCGGTGTTCAACGCCGCCTGTTAGAACGCGATGGTGAAGAAGTGGCCCGCGCCACCTCTTTGGTTCGCTATGCACCGGGCAGCTACTTTTCAGCCCACACCCATGGCGGTGGCGAAGAGTTTTTGGTGCTAGAGGGCACCTTCTCTGATGAACAGGGAGACTATGGGCCAGGCACCTACGTGCGAAATCCGGTCGGGTCTAGCCATAGCCCTTACAGTCAAGACGGTTGCACCATTCTGGTGAAACTCTGGCAAATGCAACAGCAAGATCAACAGCGAGTGGCGATCGCCACCTCCCAGGCTGACTGGTTTCCAGGGTTAGTGCCGGGTCTGCAAGTGATGCCGCTTCACGCCTATGGAACTGAACAGGTTGCCCTTGTGAAATGGTCACCGGGGACAACCTTCCAGCGCCATCAGCACTGGGGCGGCGAGGAGATTTTTGTCCTCGATGGTGTTTTTGAAGATGAGCAAGGTGCTTATCCCAAGGGGGCTTGGCTGCGCAACCCGCCCCACAGTGTACATACGCCGTTTAGCCGCGAAGGCTGCTTAATTTACGTCAAAACCGGACACTTGGATACGCCCGGTCAATTCGACGCAGGCTGA